Proteins encoded in a region of the Panicum hallii strain FIL2 chromosome 3, PHallii_v3.1, whole genome shotgun sequence genome:
- the LOC112885341 gene encoding PHD finger protein ALFIN-LIKE 2-like, with amino-acid sequence MGSSSSLPSPAATGRPRSPAAPLPLPQLQASRPLKPPYSVESIFRTFAIRRAALIRALTTDVEAFFQKCEPAGMQLLYLCGNTDGSWEVKRPELCVPPSQPPPPLGINISRDYTKKRHEWLQGVAVHCDAWLINISFFFGLHLTAKER; translated from the exons ATGGGCTCCTCGTCGTCGCTGCCATCGCCAGCAGCTACTGGCCGTCCTCGCTCTCCTGCTGCTCCGCTCCCACTCCCGCAGCTGCAGGCCAGCCGTCCCCTGAAGCCGCCGTACTCCGTGGAGAGCATCTTCAGGACCTTCGCCATCCGTCGCGCTGCCCTCATCCGCGCCCTCACCACAG ATGTGGAGGCCTTCTTTCAGAAATGTGAGCCAGCTG GTATGCAACTCCTGTACCTGTGTGGCAACACGGATGGGAGCTGGGAGGTGAAGCGACCTGAGTTGTGTGTGCCACCATCGCAGCCTCCTCCACCACTCGGCATCAATATATCAAGGGACTACACGAAGAAACGGCACGAGTGGCTCCAAGGAGTTGCTGTGCACTGTGATGCATGGCTCATCAACATTTCCTTCTTCTTTGGTTTACATTTGACAGCTAAAGAACGGTAA
- the LOC112886498 gene encoding general transcription and DNA repair factor IIH subunit TFB5-like: MVNAIKGLFISCDVPMAQFIVNLNASMPASEQFIVHMLDPTHMFVHPHVAEMIRSKIAEFRDQNSYEKPQ, translated from the exons ATGGTTAATGCAATCAAGGGGCTGTTCATCTCCTG TGATGTACCAATGGCACAGTTCATTGTTAACCTGAATGCTTCGATGCCTGCATCAGAGCAGTTCATCGTGCACATGCTTGATCCCACACACATGTTTGTTCATCCTCATGTGGCAGAGATGATCAGAAGCAAGATAGCAGAGTTCAGGGACCAGAACAGTTACGAGAAACCTCAATGA
- the LOC112887893 gene encoding 40S ribosomal protein S4-like → MARGLKKHLKRLNAPKHWMLDKLGGAFAPKPSSGPHKARECLPLILILRNRLKYALTYREVISILMQRQVMVDGKVRTDKTYPSGFMDVVSIPKTGENFRLLYDTKGRFRLHSIRDDEAKFKLCKVRSVQFGQKGIPFLNTYDGRTIRYPDPLIKANDTIKIDLETNKIVDFIKFDVGNVVMVTGGRNTGRVGVIKSREKHKGSFETIHVEDSLGHQFATRMGNVFTIGKDKKPWVSLPKGKGIKLSIIEEARKRNAEAAAEA, encoded by the exons ATG GCGAGGGGTTTGAAGAAACATCTCAAGAGGCTAAATGCTCCTAAGCATTGGATGCTTGACAAGCTTGGTGGTGCATTT GCACCCAAGCCTTCTTCTGGTCCCCACAAAGCCAGGGAGTGCTTGCCTTTGATCCTGATCCTCAGGAACAGGTTGAAGTATGCTCTGACCTATCGTGAAGTTATTTCAATCTTGATGCAGCGTCAAGTTATGGTTGACGGCAAGGTCAGGACTGACAAGACATATCCATCTGGATTCATGG ATGTTGTGTCGATTCCAAAGACTGGAGAGAATTTCCGCCTTCTCTATGACACCAAGGGACGCTTCCGTCTCCACAGTATCAGGGATGATGAGGCTAAG TTCAAGCTTTGCAAGGTGCGGTCTGTGCAGTTTGGGCAGAAGGGCATCCCTTTCCTGAACACCTATGATGGGCGCACAATCCGCTACCCAGACCCTCTCATCAAGGCCAATGACACCATCAAGATTGACCTGGAGACCAACAAGATTGTAGACTTCATCAAGTTTGATGTTGGGAACGTCGTGATGGTGACTGGTGGAAGGAACACTGGGCGTGTTGGGGTGATCAAGAGCAGGGAGAAGCACAAGGGCAGCTTCGAGACCATCCATGTTGAGGATTCACTCGGCCACCAGTTTGCCACCCGCATGGGCAACGTGTTCACCATTGGCAAGGACAAGAAGCCGTGGGTGTCTCTTCCTAAGGGCAAGGGCATCAAGCTCAGCATCATTGAGGAGGCGCGGAAGCGCAATGCTGAGGCTGCTGCCGAGGCTTGA